gatacacatttttttttgtaaactccaatagggctcttccctgcttctcattaatgaagggctgcTTCCTTGCTTTTTgagacttcagtcctgcttctcgAAGCCTGTTATGAACTTTGTCCCAGCAGTGCGCTTTCACACCACttaaatgtttcccattctttttgaaggtcacttgatgtcaccctccgattcatgaggcactgttggataagttgacggtcatctctgccattagaaagtcgcttctgccagcagaaccatgatCAAACCAGTATTTAAAGatgcagattttaaaaaaatattgagTGATCTCTCAATTTTTTCTAGAGTTCCGCTGGTTGGGGATCTGTGTGGGACACCTTGGGTTCAAATGTCGTGTCATGCCTTTAACCCAAAGTTCTCCAGGGATGCAGACTGGCCGCTTCAGATGAGGAATGCTGCAGATTTACCATGGgcatattatttaaaaacatgcatagatttttttttccgtctCTGGCACAGACAAAGGTGGccactaaataagtaaatgacCTGTGTGATGCTGTGTGACGCGGCGCTCTGGCCTTTGATGGCGCCATTAACGCATGCGGCGTCTGTGTGTTACAGGTCATTGGCCTGCTGGACGTCTTCACACCCAGCACCAGCCTGGAGGAGTTCAGTGATGTGTGAGTATCACACTGCCACCGCAGAGAGTGTGCCAGGGAGCTTCTGGCCAGATTCTGCGGGCAGAGGGTGGAAATCGCCGGAAGGGGGGTCTCCTGGTGGGAGACTGCAGAGCCGAGGCCTCTGGGCAGTGGAGCAAGAATATGGGGGGGGAGTGATGACTCTGGCTACTTCCTGCTCCAAGCCTGTGTCTCTGtttgtcagtctgtgtgtgtcagtctgtgtgtctgtatttacCGCACTGTGGAGACCCAATGTCCCCACTTTTTAGTTTTCTGGTGCCCACTATATAAGcctcaatttaataaatatgcatgattacaatcaaaaaactgtaATAGCCATAAatcctgtgtttttgtttggttacttatggttaagattagggctggttAGAGGTTAAGGTTTCTTACGTAGGAGAGTTGCCACAATGATAGGAAtgcctgtctctgtgtctctgtctgtccgtcATTCTCTGGAGCCTGGCCCTGTAGGGACTGCACATTTGTAGTGAGCATCCTCCAAAGCAGAATCCTCACTCCCCAGATGCGTCTCTAGGGCTGGCCCCTGTCTCTAGGGTATCCTGGCCCTGATTCCTGTCCCGAGGGTGTGGTTGTTTGTCTGGGTGTCTGACTGGTATTCTGGCCTCCtcccagagtgtgtgtgtgtgtgtgtgtgtgtgtgtgtgtgtgttccgtGATTCCGGGGATAGGCGGCAGGTTTGTAATGTGATGCATGTAAGCATGCCGTGCTGAGTCGTTGCCGGGCAGCAAGTTATGCACGGTtcctgtttccatggtgaccaCATCACCGTCCTGTCTTTCCATGAAGGCTCAGAATTACCTGCAGGTGTGTCGTGAATAACGCTGGCATCCTCTTATGACAGCGGGTGAGGAGGAGACACAGGGGAGgactggtgtggggggggggggttggctgggACCTTGGTAGCTGGGGGGGTTCTGGCTTATCTGCCCGTGGAACATCCCTCCCACGGTAATGAATTTGAGATGGGGGGTGGTGGAGAATACGGCTGAATTCACTGTATTAGAATGAAAGGAATCTGGACAGGGAGGAAGTGCAAGGTATCCTGTAGGATAGGCCAGTGAAGAACCGGTTTTACCTGGCTGGTGTCTGCGCAGGGCGGGGGCCCCTGACACACGCATCTACCTGCACACGAGACCGCATGCTCACATGCCGGGATTTCACCATCTGGAATGGGCACGTGCCACAGTAAATTTGCGGTACTGGTGCTTGCCGGTGAGCATACCGGCCACGCCCAAGGCTGTGTGCATGCATCCCGGCAGGAGAGGGCTGGGCTTGGCCCGCAGGAGGCTGCTCCCGCAATCTCCCCCACCCTGACTCACTGGGTGCCTCctgccacccctccccccggaATGTACCCCTGGACTGTACGGTTACTTTTTAAAGAGTCTGTGCAGCAAATGACCCCAGTACCACAATGTAAGGTCACACGGTGAACACGGCCTGAGCGGGATTCTCTGTCCTCCCATGCGGAACCCAAATGAGGTCCCATATCCCATCTAAGGGGAGCGTGGCTTTTAACCCCAATTTCACACTGACCGACCGGCTGCTGCTGCTTAATTCATACCAGAATTTAATACAAGAAGTCTGGGGATAGGGCCTATGACCAGGGTAGATCTGATCATCTGAAATGAatggatatatatatttttttaacattgaTAATCACTCCCTACCCTTggttaagccccccccccccgtttgctGATTATCGTGAAACCCTCCCCTCGTCACTCGCTCTGTATGTTTCACCGTTACCTCGCCACTGTATTACCTGTAAATGGTGTGATGATGCTGTCTGATAAATTGCCGTACAAACCCTTGATTCTGTCCCCCTGGAAACGTCATGTGTCTCCTCGTTTGATTGGCTGGCAGGTACCTGGTGACCCACCTGATGGGGGCTGATCTGAACAACATCGTCAAGTGTCAGAAGCTGACCGACGACCACGTCCAGTTCCTAATCTATCAGATACTGCGGGGATTAAAGGTGTCAGATCCCGCCGCGTGTGTGGgaatggcgccccctgtctgtcaCCCACAGCATTTGCCACTCGCCCCTCTAGCTGCCGGCTTTGTACACGAACATCAGATGCTGTGTCGCTTTCTAAGTGATCTGCTCTGTGCGTTTAAtctgccctctctctcccttGCAGTACATCCACTCAGCGGACATCATTCACAGAGTAAGTTGGTGATATATTGTTATAATTTCTTCTTTGGCGGAAGCCACAGAAAACGgaggaggttttttttttttttttagtcctTTTTTGAGGGTTGATTCACTCGCTGTGGGGTTTGCCTGCGCTCTGCAGTTATTAATAACTGATTTTCCTCGTCATGTAATGGATGTGTGACACACTTATTTAACAGATTTAACGTGCATTTTCTTTGGAGAAAGTAGGGTCAGATAGTCCCACTTGGGGGTTATGTGAAATGGTAAAATCATTTAGGATCTGAACTGACAAACTTCTGATCATCCGCACGgcgtcctaacccactgagtcacgtGCCTTTTAACAGGCGTAGCTGACGCGGTGGTGGTGGTTGGGAGGGGTGCGGAAGGCCGTGACGGGGCTCTGATAGGCGGAGGGGCCTGATCTCACATTGCATCTCCGTCGTCTTTCAGGACCTGAAGCCCAGCAACCTGGCTGTGAACGAGGACTGTGAGCTGAAGGTGAGTGTGGCACCGGGCTGCGTTTCCACTGCACCTTATCAGCGGCACCGCCTGGCCCCATCTTCTCATTTTCCTATCTGTGCTACTCTCCTCCGCTGCAGATCCTGGACTTTGGTCTGGCTCGACACACTGACGACGAGATGACCGGCTACGTGGCCACCAGGTGGTACCGGGCTCCAGAGATCATGCTGAACTGGATGCACTACAACatgacaggtggggggggggcggttctcaactgcttggttgaaacaaaaccatggtctggatttgtactttctagacctgaactaTCCGCCTCTGCAGATTTGTGGCTTAAGTAAACACCAGTGCTGTGTACATTGAATCTGAATATAGCTGCATTGTATTATCTGATTAGTGTGCAGTGCTGGCAGGGTCGGGGTTAAGTGACCTCATGCCCAGAAGCTGGCAGaaggtttgtttgtttgattttggTATCGTACGTGGAACTCCTGTGTAAACATGCCGCTTGGGATCGGAGCCGCAGTGTTGCCCTGTGACCTGACGGCTTTCTGTTCCTCTCCCGCTGGCAGTGGATATCTGGTCCGTGGGCTGCATCATGGCTGAGCTGCTCACCGGCCGGACGCTCTTCCCTGGAACAGACCGTATCCTTTCTCAGACTGCGTGCCGCTTGGAttccctcccgccccccccaaccaccccatCCCTCCCGCAGCCCCCGCTGCCGTCAGTAATGGCACAGACCCACCTCCTCGCGAGTCCTTGAGCACCAGCATTGTTCACGTCACGCATCATGTGACGTTCCAGGCTGGAAGATTTGCAGATATGAGGTGGTTTGGGGAGTTTTTTACCTTGCAATTTACATATACCCAAAGCATTTTAAGACCATTCAGTGTACAAATCCAtacaagtttgtgtttttcctaCACTGGGTTCATAAAACGATTCCAGTAttacttattcatttattcattgaTATTAAAAATGAGCATCAGAAATTGCCTAACCACCAAAAAAGTTGAGTCAGAATGCCCCGGGAACCAGAAGATGATGTAAATGATCCTTTCTACTCATTTCCTGTTTTCTGTCACACTGCTCTCCCATGTTTTTTAAGGGGGAAAGGTACTATTGAGTTACGGGGCAGCTGAGGCAGCCTGCTCTCCTCTGTCATGTGATGCGGGTGTTTACTTTTCCTCATGGCTGCAAAGTTACATGGGCAAGTGACTCAGCTCACCCCTGTCATGTGATGTGGGTGTTTGCTTTATGGCTTGATGCTTTCAATAACCTGGCCTCAGGACCTGGTGCATGTTTGCTCATGGGAGGGGGGTGAGGGGCCGTCACCAAGGAGGGCATTACACCTCACTGTCCTGTGCCTGCTGctgccctccacccccccacccttttACTAATGGCTACTTGTTGACTAACCCCTCTCCCAGCACATTACTCACCAGCACCGCCTTGGGTCTGATAACGCCTGCTTCACCAGCTCAGAAATGCTGTCATACTAACCAGCTCTCTTTATGTCCTGCCTCTGGGTCATACGGTGTTTACTGTTTTGAAATGCTCCAGccgtttttaataatttattttccgATGCATGGTGTCGAGGCCGTGCAAAGGGGCTGCACTGTCAGCTGTCGTCTTTCAGAAGGCCGtgtttgcccccccctcccccccccaccaaagtgTAGACTCTACCCTGCTTTGCTAATGCTCTCAGCCTTTGGCTGCCATTGGCACGTCCGCTCGGACGACAGCcgtgccccctccctcccctgcACTCCCCCACATCCCCCGCCACTGAAGGTGCATCTCCATGCCTTTTTAAGCGCAGGCCTCTCTGTAGACGCCCGTATCCCTCCTCCTGAGCCACCAGGCCCCTTTGTCCAGGGTCTCCAGCTCCTTACATTAGCAGATGTTGCCGTCGCTCAGTGACTGGGCTGTTCTGCTCATCATTGCACCACTCcattacctcccccccccccccacccctcagcaCCTCCAAGAGTCTTTTTAACCCTTATAACCCTGATATCCATCTTGTTGCCGCGGGGACCTGCTGTTGTACTCGTATGCACACGCACGTTTTTTGGAAAAGCTGGGCAGCATTTTTCTGGGATTTTTCAggtcttattttttattttttttgcacgcACCCTCGTCATCCGCATGGCTTTTTCTTTGCCTCATTCATAATATCCATCAGTGTTGCCCCGCCCTCGTCCGATGGCTTTGATGTCCAGGGCGTCGCCAAGTTCgtgtcccacccccccccaacccctcccctCATCATTTCCTCCCGTGCATTTTCCTTTATGTTGTCCTGATAGATATTGATCAGTTGAAGCTAATTATGCTGCTCGTCGGAACACCAGGGCCTGAGCTCTTGATGAAAATATCTTCAGACTCTGTGAGTCCAGTTTCGCCTCATTACGTTTTTTTGTTCCGCTGTCACTGGATCTCCCCAATCCCGCTGCCGCCGTCTGCTTGCTGGCTGCTCACTTTTGTGCTTGGCAAGCATGCTTTCCATTTCCCTGCCACTTTTCTCTGTCTTCCTGCATGGAGTTTCCTCCGTCGTGTCCGTGGCACATGGGGCTGGGTGCTGTGACGCGATTGTAAAGTGTTGCTGTGAGAGTGACGTTTTGGGGGGAAGGGGTTCTGATGGGAGGTCAATCCAGGCACCCAGATCTCAGGGGTAACATGGCAAATTGAGTGTTTGGACTGGATTGGGTCAGTAGGGACAGCGGATGCTCTGTGTTGGTGCTGATTAGCCCGGTTTTTGTGCTGCAGCCTTCCTCCAGGTAGTCATGCTAATGAAGCATTTCTTAATGAAGCATTTCTTCCCTCATGCTAATTGCATCTTGATCTAGCTGGTGTACTCTTGTCACTCCTCCTTTGGCCCTGATATTTGACCCTGTGGTTtttacacccccacccccggacCGTGGCAGGTGGTGGGTTGctctggccacgccccccgtGCGGACTTCAGCATGTTTAACATTGCGTATTGTAACCCCTTGACCTGGAGACGCAAAGATATAAACCAGCTCCAGCAGATAATGCGGCTGACGGGGACGCCGCCGGCCTCGCTAATAAGCAGGATGCCGAGCCACGAGGTGAGGAGGACCCTGCCCTCAACGCCGCAGGGGCCACGTGTCACCCTGTCCGTGCCGCCGGCCGCCCGCACCTCCCCAAAGCCAGTCGCCTGCTTCACTGCCCCCAGGCTCCCATCCTTGGGTGCTGTTAGCCCAGCTGCCCCATCCTGCTGGTGTATGTAGCCCAAAGCTACTGCCTTGACACGCCAGGTCACCTCGACGCGGTTCCCGCTCTCACATCCAGCGTGGGCCCCTGCGTTggctcttttaaaatggaagcTGCTTTCTTCATTAACAGCCAGTTTTGGTTTAATATTAGCAGCGGCACAGACAGGGAAACCAGCAATATACATGGCCAAACATTTATACAGCTATGACGTTTATTAGTAACAAATAGACAGACACGTCGATTTACGATATTTAAAGTGCGATGCAATGCAAAACTTGCTGGTAACTGCATGGTTAGTCCTGCTGACAGACCCCACGATATCATATCCATGTCAGCCAATCGTGAGCAGTGGGTGGGATCGGAAAAAGCTGAAAAGTCCATCTCAGGTGGTGCTCCGAAACGATGGTTACCATAGTGATTATGTCGCATATGATGTCATATTGCTAAAACTTTATATTGACAGCTTAAAGCACTTTATGAAAGATGAACTGGGTTTAAGGAAcagatgggcgatccacattttttcagttccgatccgattccaatacacaactgccgatacagattccgatacaagagctctttttagtTTGTtgtactttatatattaattttttaagctagtaaatacagatggaaaaatgtatgacaaaaaatatttcattaggctactacaaacatacataatgtattgttccacctcgtttgttttaagcgtttttgaggcatttgcagttcagtatgaatatcttcaaagcaggTATACAccagtggcgaatgcttaaaattttaacagtttttctcccattggcgtcagcGCAGTTATACTTTTGTTATAGTGAGtgcaaataggtctggatcggcgccgataccgatccgaatatcagtatcggtgcatctctagtttaAGGAACTGGTTGCGCTGAAGTTCCCCGTCCTGATATACAGTAGCAGAGTTTTGTGACATCGTTCTGAGGGCCCCCAGTGCGCAATGGTAACCTTTTAATTCATTCCCAAGAGGTGCATGTCTTACTTTGGGAAAACTCGTCCCAGCCAGGGGTTGCTGGTTTACAGCCAATGCAGTAGCACAGCAGTATGGCAGCAGTAAACCCAGCTTGGTCGGATAGAGTTCCTGCTCCTTTGAGCCCCATTATCTCTGTTTCCTCTTGTACTCCCTTACTTTCTCCTCCTTGTACACTCTCTGACAAGTCTGTCTGCTCggcctgctgctgcttcacTGTGAAGGACCAGCACGACTTCCTGGCTCTCAGCTGTGCTGCTCAGAGGCCTGCATTTTGTACTGAAGCCTGGGAATCGCTTACACCGCCAGTGAGCGTGTAGGGCAGGGGGATTCCCAGCACGTGGGGGCCACAAGCCTCCCTGCGCTCCTCAAATACACTCTACATTGAGCAGTGTGGTTTAATTATGTTAAGAAAATAAATGGTGTTTATGTAAATGAGCTTCTTGCATACCACTGTTTCCAAACCTAAAATCTGGAAATTGTATAGGGGATTGATTGGCTTTTTGGCTGTTTTTAGAAAGTTTGCATAGTTGTGCTTGGTCCTTGCTTGATTTAGTCATCTCTGAACTTTTTTGTGCTCGTTTTTTATTATAGGCCAGAAATTACATCAACTCTCTACCTTACATGCCCAAGAGGAACTTTGCTGACGTGTTTATCGGGGCCAATCCCCTGGGTAAGCACTCAAATGGGATCTGAGCTTCAGCCATCAAATCCAATGTCTTTGTGCTCCGTTTCCACAAACATTTTGTGTGCCCGCAGCTGTGGACCTGCTGGAGAAGATGCTGGTTTTGGACACGGACAAGCGCATTACAGCGGCGGAGGCTCTGGCACACCCGTACTTCACCCAGTACCACGATCCAGAGGACGAACCCGACGCTGATGCCTATGACCAGAGCTTCGAGAGCCGCGAACTGCAAATTGAGGAATGGAAACGTGAGTCAAGCGTGCGAGTGCCGGCGTGTGGTAACGTGCTAGCGTGGTAACGTGCTAGCGTGGTAACGTGCTAGCGTGGTAACGTGCTAGCCTGGTAACGTGCTAGCGTGGTAACGTGCTAGTGGCGCCTAGCTTGGCCTACCCTGCATTGTAAATGGTTCAGTTCACCTTCCCCAGTAAACAGCCACCATTCTGAATAGTAATGCCTGGTAAACTGGCAAGTCTGGGCTGTTCTATGTCATGTCTTGAattaggactggacgatatggcaaaaatttatatcacgatatatttcttaattttggtcgatacgatataattccgatatcgatatggacaatattaaaaagcctctggaaaaaactgccgaggacacacacaatggatgtctgcaaactgaatttgcaaagtctataatacctccaggctcctcctattaaaattatataatttttttttaaataaaaacagtacaaaaaaaataaggttcactttttatttgtatttagcctttacaaacaagaaatgtgaaataaactatcaaataaataaaactctcagactcagcttattaacaataatatatttccatttaaactaaaacaggctgattattcatatactgtatattatatgatacagtatatatgtatatcgaaatatcggaaatgtgtttaaaaatcgtatcaccgttattgaaaaaaattatatctcgatatatattgatatcgaattattgtccagccctatcTTGAATGGACTTGATATTTAAAACCTTTTGTTTTAGGTATGACTCTTCTCATTGCATTTCCAGAGACTTGCTTGTAACTCTCACTAAATCTTGTGGCTTGCGAATAGGGCTGGGTCCCAAACTTCGGTACTTTTGTGGTACCGACCGAAATGTTCCAATCCTGTCGAGGATCGGAAAATTAATTTTCTTTTGGTGCCAAACTCCGATACCCACACAGTAAATCTCAGTATCTGTGAGCTAATAGGCATGCAGCATACTTTGTGTAAAGATCTCGGAGAAAAAACATATGCCCAGAGACAAACTTGTGAACTGGTTCACGTCTatgttgtttttgtaaaaaatgCCTAAGAAATCAAAAAGATTCCTGGCTGCGACCATTTTTGGAAATTTTATAACAAGGAGAACTAGTTCGGTTCACATCGTCGTACATTGCATGAAACATCCAGAGAGCTTGAGAATTGGCAtgtatgtgtatgcatgagcGTGTGAGCGAGATCATCAGAACTTGGTCTGATTCAGCTCCTCAGAGGCACTACTGAGGAGGAGCTTACAGTGATAAATTTGCTGATTGcttgaccacaagcaccggcGCTAACATGGAAGTTTTGTGGAAGAACAGAAAGAAGACAGAGTAGATGgtattatttttgtacctcaatAAGACTGAATACCTTTTGACTGCGTCTCCAGCCAGCGCCGGCGGTGAAACTTGCTTATTAGCGGGATAacgttacattgttttttattctgtggaaaataaaacttttgatctatttatttatttatgaattataaacatgtagTGGGTCGTATAAGTAAAATCTCAAGTCTCACGCATTGACTGTGAGACACACGCATTTCAACCATTTCACACACTTGGGTCCTTGGGGgcccatgttggtgacccctgctctaaagtGTCACGCATTGACCAATGAAACACACGCTGCACCCCTAACAAATGTTACCTTACTCCAAATTTTTGATGAAACTttggtaaaatataaataaaagtctgtgtcctgttatgatCGCGATCAATCCTAACCAATAACTAACAAACTTGTTCTAATAAAAGATTAGTGCTGTAATGTTTAATGGATTATTCTTCTTGAAATTGAACATATTGGTATTGAAAAAGGTGTTGCTCAGAAACCGGTTCTGGTACTGCTATCGAAAAATTTTGATAGATGTCAGCCCTACTTGAAACTCACTGAACCTTGTTGCGTCTTTCCTCTGATCCCATAATGatgatttaatttattattcagAAGTTTGCTATGGCAGTCTTAGTGGTTTAGCGATGTTAACCAGAACCTGGGGCTCTGTGCTCAGTTCCAGTCGCGTTCCTTGACACGTTTCAAAGGCTTTTGTCTTACCTGCGTTACGGCAGTCCATTTGCAGCAAGGCTAACGTCAACACAGAGTTTCGTGATTCGGACGTTCTCTGGTTTAGAAGATTTGCGCAGGGGTTTGAAATAACACCTGCGACCAGGATTATAAAGTTACGTTACGTGGATTGATATTGAGAATTTATTATTAAGTTGCCGTTATGTCGTCTTAATTCCCCCTTCATTCTGACCCCGCAGGGTTGACCTACGAGGAGGTATTGAGCTTTGAGCCCCCGGTGTTCGATGAGGACGACGTGATGGAGGCATGAGGACCGCAGATGATTTCTCCTCAGATGGGCGTTGTTGAAAACCCCAGTCCCACCCtacccagccccacccccaccccattccTCCACACCCACCC
This genomic interval from Paramormyrops kingsleyae isolate MSU_618 chromosome 8, PKINGS_0.4, whole genome shotgun sequence contains the following:
- the LOC111856186 gene encoding mitogen-activated protein kinase 14A-like isoform X2, whose amino-acid sequence is MSQKERPTFYRQDLNKTEWEVPERYQNLSPVGSGAYGSVCSAYDEKMSLKVAVKKLSRPFQSIIHAKRTYRELRLLKHMKHENVIGLLDVFTPSTSLEEFSDVYLVTHLMGADLNNIVKCQKLTDDHVQFLIYQILRGLKYIHSADIIHRDLKPSNLAVNEDCELKILDFGLARHTDDEMTGYVATRWYRAPEIMLNWMHYNMTVDIWSVGCIMAELLTGRTLFPGTDHINQLQQIMRLTGTPPASLISRMPSHEARNYINSLPYMPKRNFADVFIGANPLAVDLLEKMLVLDTDKRITAAEALAHPYFTQYHDPEDEPDADAYDQSFESRELQIEEWKRLTYEEVLSFEPPVFDEDDVMEA
- the LOC111856186 gene encoding mitogen-activated protein kinase 14A-like isoform X1 — translated: MSQKERPTFYRQDLNKTEWEVPERYQNLSPVGSGAYGSVCSAYDEKMSLKVAVKKLSRPFQSIIHAKRTYRELRLLKHMKHENVIGLLDVFTPSTSLEEFSDVYLVTHLMGADLNNIVKCQKLTDDHVQFLIYQILRGLKYIHSADIIHRDLKPSNLAVNEDCELKILDFGLARHTDDEMTGYVATRWYRAPEIMLNWMHYNMTVDIWSVGCIMAELLTGRTLFPGTDHIDQLKLIMLLVGTPGPELLMKISSDSARNYINSLPYMPKRNFADVFIGANPLAVDLLEKMLVLDTDKRITAAEALAHPYFTQYHDPEDEPDADAYDQSFESRELQIEEWKRLTYEEVLSFEPPVFDEDDVMEA